CTCACCAACTCCATTAAAGCTGTTCTGCTTTCTTTCAAACGAATTACAGCttcatttttctctctctcttgccAACACAGCAGCTTCTGCGCACCACAACATTTATCATTATAAtctaccatatatatatatataatgtaaaaatagaatattttatGAATCTTATTACCTGTTGAAACAAAAGGATGTTCTCAACTTGCTTCAACGAATCTCTTATGGCAATCAAGCTCTGCCTCTCCTCAACTGGGATCTGATCTGCAACATCGCACAAACGACCATGCTCTGAGCAAAACTTGCAGAGCTTAATACTCTGCTCGATTTCACAGTCGAACTTACCATTTATAGCCCAAGCTCTCTCAATCAGACATTTCAGGTCTTTATTCAACTCCATCAGTGGCCTTAAAAATGAACAATATTGCTCATTCATCTATAATAAATAAGTATAGCCACACCCTTTATAGCTTTCTGTTGCTATTTTATTCTTTGTCTCAACTTTTCTCAGATTTTCCCAgcttttcttttctgttttgcTTGCGTGTGGTTGAATGGTCAAGACATTAAGAATATAATGGAACAAATCATTCTAGCCACTTTTTCTCTTTTTAAAAGAGAGAAGAGTTGTTTGTTTAGCTAGAAAAATGAGGGTTAACATGTAAATAATTCATCATCAACAGACGTGTGTGCTTGTGTTTGTATATTATATTAAGAAAGGATTTTATGAGGATTAGTTTAATACTTATAAATCTCAAACATATACAAATTCAAATAAAAGGGAAAGTAAGAGTAAATGGAAAGAACACACCCAGCAGTTTATTTATCCTTAGTCGAATTGGATACTCCATCTTATCTTACTACAACAAAACAAGAATCTTAATCAGTACAAAAAGTAGTGTATAGTATCTTGTCTAATGAAACAAACAATTTGAAAACCTTATACAAATCTATAAtaaatcttatatatatatagtcgagTTGGGGATTGTTAGTTACTACTAGTCTGGTAAAAGTTACGGTTCATATTTACCTAACTTTTAGCTAGTTGTCAAAGTAATTAAAATGTTTTaattaaccattaattaaagacGCAAATATCATCAGCTCCGATTAATACGTTACCGGTGAAACTATATCTATATGTAATACAAACTAGAGTCTACCATGAATTAGTTACTTGCATTGTATCTAATACACAAATAGATATGTCGTAACAATTAACCATTAATCATATTAATATGTTCGAACATAGATTTGACTAGGTTTGGTCATTTTCGTAACATTGTAAAAATAAACCAAAAGTTTACTTTATCTTATATATTTACACTCaaagttttaaaatttattaaaaattattaaaaatatgttGTGAAAATAGCTCAAGAACAATCGGAGTGAACAGCCaatctcaaaaatttatcacataacacagatttttttttttagaaaaaaaaaaaagatgaaagcCTCAACACATAAATACATGGTTCGGTTATAAAATTCACACATCATAAGAGCAGCAAAAAGTCACTAGTCATTATTATGTAGAAATTAGATCCGGTAGCTACTTTTAGGTTAACTTTTCTTTTTTATCTAcaatttttaagttttagtaTAATACCCACTATTTCAATCAATATACCTATTATACCCCTATAATCTATGAATACTGTTTTTAGAAGAGAACCATGTGgtgaagggtatttttggaattatCTGTGATAAAAATGGGTAGAACTAAACTAAAAATATTTATGAGGTAATTTTAGGTAAGAACTCATTAAACTAGCTAATTTTCAACTTATCCCCATTATTATTAATGAACAAGATGAATCAATAGTACAAATAAAAAATTTGTACACTCTCAAAATTCTATTCTCGCAAAACTTGAATTTGGATCacctttctttcttcctctcgaAGTGTGTACAATGCTCCCAATGAACCATTTTATAATCTCTACAAGTGCCATGATTTTCTATACTATATATTGGCAAAATTATGGCTCatgttgtgtttgaaaatttttcAATAGAAGCGTTCGCGGTGCGGGCAGTGTGGCTCTTTGCTAATTTATTGGACCATACCACATATGTGGTTTAAGCAATTTTTTAGACCACAACCTGCATTGCATAGACCTCAAAAATACGAtgcggtgtgggcggtttatacctatcgctAGGGACAAAGGCAGAAAACCCAAGTAAGGGGGGCCTAATAGAAAGAAAATATTTAGAGGGGgcaatatataaattttaaagaaaaataagaagaaatattaaaaatactaaaaaaaagttttaaaaaataaagctTGAGGGCGACCAAGACCGCAATTTGTATACTAGTGGTTTCGTTCATTCccatcgccaaataatttaacaattaaacattataattaataaagattcataataaaattTATAACTAAAAAGTATTCAACAAAACAATAAACttttagcaaaacaataaaaatacatcAAACTAATAGCAAAGAAAAAATGTGATATAGAAATAAAGATTTTGATTAAGGATGAATATTTTTAGGTTAAAGTAAAATATGTGTTAGCATCTTATGAAACATAATAAATTTTTTAGATTTTgtgtatattatactatataaaataTAGGGAAATTCTATAGTAGGGGTATTAGTTTAGCCTCTACCGGTAGGGACATCTCTGTTTTCGGCACATAGAGAAATTATAACTCAAACTTTTTTATATGACGgttgttgacacggttcttcgccaacatgtaattaagaaaataagaggaagggattagtgcttatgttgaaccgaaatagatgaatgatcttttgaaaATGGGCGGGTGACACAATtacatttttaggtggttcaaaggttaaaatccttctactccaccagtcaatattattgctatatgcttggtattcttttacagggtatttcttacacaatagaatccaaccctttgtaactcccatggtctccatatttataggagagggcacctgggagttggtaagaaggtcatcccgtgaccttcttacctatcatgtcaactctgtaacattcatgattaattcctaaaacctgacacatgaagtctggtctaatcaataggtaaggggataatgggccgcacggcccaacccagtcgtgagtgtctaaatacgcacgttcatgctgcgtgtccgagaagtcagggatatatcagacacgtgatgtctgatatatgcacgtttaccttgcgtggttgactttataaaaggtcacaacctccaactctagctcgtaccacgagctggatgcttccctcgacctgtggccttcaaagtccaaactcagtctaaccTTGgggaacccttaggttacctcgagctgagggggtaggatctttcgatggcagctccggtcttgggggatgtccacgtggtagacatgattaggtcgtatctcagcttgctaacagcccgtgggaaaaccagggcgtacattttccccccaagcccctgctcgtggtacacgacgtcgcatagggccacagtaggggcttttaggcttcctcatgaactcttcatattccacattctac
This genomic interval from Humulus lupulus chromosome 8, drHumLupu1.1, whole genome shotgun sequence contains the following:
- the LOC133797544 gene encoding uncharacterized protein LOC133797544 isoform X1, producing MNEQYCSFLRPLMELNKDLKCLIERAWAINGKFDCEIEQSIKLCKFCSEHGRLCDVADQIPVEERQSLIAIRDSLKQVENILLFQQKLLCWQEREKNEAVIRLKESRTALMELVRSYEAKAPDVLRELNVCFSDEDVVVLHSFKDCEPNKKWWKHYWPKPFGFAMKCLMFSATISYMIRFNHNSSSRSKIPSFLGSTQAQVSRTKTPLAPLNVFHARG